A region from the Brassica napus cultivar Da-Ae chromosome C8, Da-Ae, whole genome shotgun sequence genome encodes:
- the LOC106416048 gene encoding transcription factor bHLH80, which translates to MQSTNGDGGEGGSGEGNRGGLSRIRSAPATWIETLLVDDEEGDLKPNLCLTELLTGSSARDSFEFPNSVEQGLYNHQGGGFHRQNSTPADFLSGSGAGTDGYFSNFGIPANYDYLTPNVDISPASKRSREIEAQFSSQMKEEQMSGGVSGMMDINMDKLLEDSVPCRVRAKRGCATHPRSIAERVRRTRISDRIRRLQELVPNMDKQTNTADMLEEAVEYVKALQSKIQELTEQQRRCICKPKEEQ; encoded by the exons ATGCAATCCACTAACGGAGACGGCGGTGaaggaggaagtggagaggggaatcGAGGTGGGTTATCTAGGATCCGTTCAGCTCCCGCGACTTGGATTGAAACCCTACTcgtggatgatgaagaaggCGATTTGAAACCTAACCTCTGTTTGACTGAGCTTCTTACCGGAAGCTCGGCTCGTGACTCATTTGAGTTCCCGAACTCCGTTGAGCAGGGATTGTACAATCACCAAGGTGGTGGCTTTCACCGTCAAAATAGCACTCCGGCGGATTTTCTCAGTGGCTCTGGAGCTGGGACTGATGGGTATTTCTCAAATTTTGGGATTCCGGCGAATTACGACTACTTGACGCCGAACGTTGACATTTCTCCGGCGAGTAAACGGTCGAGGGAAATTGAAGCTCAGTTCTCTTCTCAGATG AAAGAAGAGCAAATGAGTGGTGGTGTATCAGGAATGATGGATATCAACATGGATAAGCTACTTGAGGACTCGGTTCCTTGTAGGGTTCGTGCTAAACGCGGTTGTGCAACTCATCCTCGTAGCATTGCTGAACGG GTGAGGAGAACGCGAATAAGTGATCGGATCAGGAGGCTGCAAGAACTTGTTCCTAACATGGATAAG caaaccAACACTGCAGACATGTTAGAAGAAGCTGTGGAGTATGTGAAAGCTCTTCAAAGCAAGATCCag GAGTTGACAGAGCAGCAGAGGAGGTGCATATGCAAACCTAAGGAAGAACAATAA